The DNA region TGACTTATGAGTTATAATATAGTTTGAATATAATTTCTATTGCATATTAAAAAGGACTAAcctgtaatacattttattttctagTCATCTAACCATCCAACTTTCCAGAATCATGGAATCTGCCATTAATGTTCTGATCTCCCAGTTCAAGACTTATGCGGGGAAGGATGGATCTGCAAACACTCTGAGCAAAGAAGAGTTTCAAAGCTTGCTCGCATCCCAGCTACCAAACCTTGTAAAGGTAAGCCAACCTGAGCATTCTAATTaccttaaagaaatgttccgggttcaatacaagttaagctcaatcgacagcatttgtgacataatgttgattaccagagaaGTTAATTTTGActtacccctccttttcttaaaaaaaaaaaaaaaaaaggcacaaatctagtttacagtgaggcactaacaatggaagtgaatgggggccaatttttgaatattaaaatactcactttttcaaaagtatatccacaagacataaacaagatgtgtgattaaatcacttactaaccttttctgtgtaaagttatagccaattttacagcttcgttgccatgatgatgtaatgtcaacaaaccctaaaatgacaataaatattacaatttaaacaactttacagctcaaatatgagttttaacagaagaattaatgtaagaggttttataaaattataagcttcacatttctgcctctaaaccctccaaaaatgggccccattcacttccattgtacgtgcctcacagtaaccttgattttttcttttttttttttttttcttttttcttctttgaaaAGGTGGGACGATTCTAaataagtttttgtggtaatcaacattatgtcacaaatgctgtcgattaaactcaacttgtattgaacctggaatattcctttaattgaggCACACAATTACAATTAATTGAGGcaggcaattattattatttttaatcagttatagactttattcacagtagcactatctttgatttttaatgggaatgacgaCGAGGCTATAAGGGATAGGCTtatcatctcttcaatggcacgaacggtataatcCTAGAAAAAGCTccttgattttccacaactcatgttgtctggagtttttcatctactgaatgttcttagaaagatattttttcaatgttttttccaCGGAACGACCCAAAGACACTTTAAACTACAGACCAGCCCAGCCCatcgaagagactgtaagtctatccctcacagccttgttgttattcctattaaaaatcaaagatggcggaAACTTGTATAAGGTATATAGGCCCGTAGTTAGAGTAAGCTTAACATCCATATTCCTCCTTTCAGATCtatctcttaaaaataaaggttccattTTTAACAAAAAGTGCCTTCCAGTCTGATGCATAACAGATCCTTTTTAAGTTCCACAAAGAACCTTTAATTGTCTAGTTCTTAAGAAAACCATCTATGTATtggtgctttaaagaacccaTCACTGACGTGCACAGGTCTGCATGGACAGGGGCTGAAGGAAATGGAGAgagtgggaagagaaatcggtctGGGACTTGAAATAGAAACCTACCCAATAGTTGTTGTGCTGCCCGCTTCAGCCTGTCAGCGGGGGATTGTGCTGTAGCACacactcttaaaggcacctccgcttaaatcTCCCCTTGACCAAAAGgtcacctttagatttgtgaacaaaaggagcaggggcttgcgcccctgtagcccccgttctgtgcacgtcagtggaaCACATAGACCAATAGGCTGATCTGAAAACCTATAACATAACATCAAGAACTTTTTTAATCTCCACAGAACCATGTAACCAACTCaaaatggttcttgataagaaGAAGGGTCTCTGCTGAACCTAAGGTGCTGCTTAGAACCATTTAAGAACCTTTATTTTAGAGTGTCCAACTACAGTACATTGAATTTAATGTAGTTTTgtgattaaaatgtatttgtccaCATTCTACATGTGAATTTTTAgtatctaaattattttttaaacatctgtgacataaacaaatgtttaaataaataaataaagtttaagtACCCGTTTTCAGTGTTACATTAGTATTTTTGTACTATTTTGTATTTTGCAAGAGAGTACACAGGACTACAAGGGTAAGAATAATGTAGAGAATTTTCTGCTGTGAGTTGTGATTAGTTAACCACATCCCAGCCCTCTAAAGATGCCATAGTGATTCTGTCGGGGTATTAACAAAAGCCCTTTCCTAAAAGAACTCTCTAAAGTTAGATATAGACATTGTTCTGCTATGGTGTATGAAAAACTGTCTGGCTTTACCATGTCGGCATCCAAACTAGATCAGTAAGTCTTCAAACAAAGGAAAAATTCCACATCAGAGCATTTTCTTTTTGGCTCATGCTGAGCAGAAACTCCCCCACATTAATAGGTCAATGGGAAAGAATGTGCAGTATCAGTAAAAACCACTAGATGGAGCTAGTGTCATTGCACAAATAAGTAAATGCCAGTCCATCCTGTGTCCACACAGAATGTTTCTGACCCTGCTGTGATCGACCAGCTCATGAGCTCACTGGATGCGAATAATGATGGGGAGCTGACATTCATGGAATTCTGGCAGCTGATTGGCAATCTGGCGAACAAGCATGGCGGTTTCTAGCCAACGAAGAGCCgggatgacattttaaatatgccacTAGTCAACTTTGAGACAATCATGTTAAATTTTACCATGTTACTCTCTGATGTAGTTATTACACAGGCGGTGCCAGTGTTTGTAGTTAATGATTGTCCAAAGCAGGTGACACCAAATAAAAGAAACTATTGTTTTATTCTCAAGGTaaccttgccttgccttgcctctTTATTGACCAAGTCATTTAAGATTCTATCCACACCCTTCCCCAACTGTCGCTTGTGTAGAGACTATGGTGCATCCCTGATTTAATAGTATCATTTTATGGTAACCCAACACCACACAAAAGCCCTCACCTGTCCTATTGCCCAGTGGCTTAATTTTAGAGCTTCACAATTTTAGTGCAAGCCAGCAGTCTGTTAGAAGTTCAGAGAGAAATGTCCATACAATATGCTTCTTTTGTAAAAGCAGGTGCTGCCAGGCAGTGCTTTGCTCACAGGTGTGCCTTGGGTGAGGGTGTTCATTTTGTATATGCATAATAAGGGAGATTTGAGTCTTATTTGCAAGTGGTTGGCCAAGTGGTATGCCTGAAGTACTTCAAAGGTTTGTTTGAAAACTTGAATGGCTTCTGCCAAACTGCACTGAGGGgtgcattaaaaacattttaatttacaatcaTATACATCCATTTTGCTGGTTCGATGAGGTGTCAGGTAGCCACCCCAATTACCAGTATTGTAGGTAGTTAAATGTGTGACCGCAGTAGTCAAAGTGGGGGCAGAGAGTTTAGATTTAGCTGATCTTCCGCAATAGTTGAACATCACAGTTTGCTCCAATTCAGATTTGAATAATTGAACAATTGCACCACAATTACTAGTCTAGTGTGCATGCAAATCCAATTCTGCAAACCTAGAgctttttaatgcaaaactctCAATTTAATATTTGATAGTTGGCTGAGAGTGAACTTTGTAGTATAATCAAAGAGGTGTGAGGTGTGACTAAGGCATGACCATAGTCCACACAAACTGACATCAGTCTGTATGAACCACTTAACACTAGTAGTGCCTATTTTAAACACACATAATTAAAAGCTAATAAATGTAGAAACTGTGGGCACTGGGTTATGATTCATTAGTCTGTCTGCACTTGGGCTTATTTCAAGGCTGGTAAACTGTCTAAAACTTTATTAATATACAATGCATTATGGTGACCTGGAATTCAGGCACTAATTCAGACAACAATGAGTCATGTAGTGTTTAAATATTGCACGCTACTGTCTCAATGCTTCTTCAGTGCTGTGTGTGCATGGTGTATACATTGTGCAGGTAAGGGTTAACATTTTGTACTTCCCACTAAAGCTTCAGACAAAACACTTTGCCATTTTGCCATGATTTTCAGTTTGATTTCTGGCATAAACACACTATAACGCTGATGTTTCAGAACACGCATGCGTGGAATCATATTTAGGAATTCTTAAATATTCAAACGTTCTGTACATAAGTGGCACAGAAAAGTTCGtcccctatttttttttttttttttctctgctccAGGTACACGCCCTTTGATTTGTCCGAGTCggggtgccaaaaaaaaaaaaaaaaaaattcacggAAGAGATTCGGGCAACGGTTCGAGtctgacaagttttttttttttttttttttttttttatacgaaGGGAAGAGAAAGGAAAGGGAAAAAAGGTTTTACTGCAACTGCTGCGAACTGTCAATCTGTGCTGACCTCATTTTAGGGTAAGTGCTCCAAAAACGTTAAAGGCATGTTAAAACAAACGAACTAGTTCAAACAACGCGAAAGTTTGCAGTTTATATCTGGAGACGTTTTCTAACACTGTTCACGCCACGTTTTAGGAAAACAGTTTGACCATCCGCAGTCAACTGATCGCAGATCTGCAGTTTTCCTCGCACAGATGTTGCGTCTTTTTTTACCAGTTGACACGTTATTAATCGCGATCATTTTTAAGCACTCACGCGCAAACTATCAGCCTACGTGTTTAATAAAAAGTTTATGACCGCTGCTGAAGTTGTAGCCTATGCATTGTTGTACTTTTATCTTAAGTTTGAATAATACACTTGAAGAATGTTCTAATTTCATATAATGTAATCTTGCAGCAATATGTAGGCTACTATTAATAGCAGATTATTTATTTGCCTATCATTAGTGGATGCCTGTGGATTATGAGATGATATCATAtgtgtttttagtgtttataatCCACGCTTGGTTTAAGAATGAAGCAAATAATATGGACCTCCAGATTGTTGTCCGTGGGATTTTATATACACTGGCAAACTTGTTCCTGCGTGAATTTTTCATGGCGCACGCGAGCACCGGGTATTGTGGTTACTGCGATAGAGCGCGCGCGTATCGCTTTCACCCGTTTGGAAACGCAAACCTCTCAATCGCTTTTGCGCATTGAAGAGAAACGGTAAACCGAAGGAGTGCGTGTGTGTCACTTGTTAAACTGTgtcttctgtttcttttttttagttCGTTTGTTGGCACGGATTTATTTATGGGTCTTTCCTACTGTGCAGCCTATTTCCACGTCCTCATCATATTGCAAAATTGCATATTTAGGCTACATTTCATAACACATttccattaaattaaattgagtaatctttaacaaatgtaaatgaattaaaggcatatatatatatatatatatatatatatatatatatatatatatatatatatatatatatataacgttaTCCATTTAAATTGGTTAAAGTTCACTAAATTCATTTTGATGGAAATCtgtaataaaatttaaatgcataaatcttaaaaataggctaaaatattatttttgagtgTGTCTTTACATAGGCCTGTTGGAcacaattttaaacttttaaagatGGAAATTGTAATAGGCAATGTAATATTAATATATGACAATATTACAAGTGGGTGAACATAGTGGTGCATTTGAATTAATTTCACTACTTTGAGTATACTATGTTGTAAGGTGCTATGCATTAGACTAGCAATTAATTAAGAGATTTTTCAGGTATTTCATTTTTTCCTTTCTCTAATCAAAATGGTTCattcaaaacatgttttaatgggaatagttttttaaaaattaGTAATTAATTTATGTTTTCCTCAATATCACTTTCCATCCTGTTAATCTTTTGAAATATCCCTTTTACTAACAAAAACCAGTTTCTTAATGACATCcttcaggaagtgacatcatttcaaGTTAACAACAGAAAGAAAACAACAGCTTATTCAGTTTGAACAGATTTTATGaattatttgatgttttgtggtattaaTTGGTTTGTCTCACTCTAAAATATACAGTTTTGTTAAAATAACAGAAATCGCTATGATAAAATCAAAACTTAAAAAGTTAGacagtaaatataaaaattaacttTGTTGACACCCTCATGTAAGCCAACTCTCAATCATGCAATCATGAGCAAGGGCTACTTCAGGTCTTTATTTCCAACTTAGGTTCCATTCTCTGTATTATTAAGTGCCTGAGCTTGATCTGACAACACAGTATTTCTGAAAGTATGGTATACTGGTGTGCTCTCCTTTATAGAATTACTTTATTATATTACAGCTCAAGCATTTCCCATTTCTAAACATTACAGAGTTCAAAGGGTGCTGCTTAACAGAAATGACCCCTCTTGTTTAGAGAGTCACTTAAGTAATGGAAGAGCCATCGTCATCACTTATTATTAGCAAACTTGAGTAGCCCATCCACGTCCTGTCTGTCTGAGGGAGTTTTGGGTTAAAGCTCGAGACTGTCTAGGGTAGCACATGTGCGGAATTGCCAGGTCAAGGGCCAGAAGTGTCAGTAATGCATACGACTTTAACGACTGGCACTGGATAGGGTTGAGACCGCGGGTTGAAAGAGTCAACAGGATCAGTGAATGGTGCCTATAGTCACTAGAAATATGATTGTGAAGACAAGGTGTGATTGTAAGAGTTGTGACAACAACACAGCATTGACTTCAACAGAGCAATGGCCCTTTAGTCTGGGGCATGTTGACATAGTTTATACAGTGGATAAGGGTTTACAGTATCCAGATTGTACAGTAGGGGTTGTGTCTAAAAACCTACAGTGCTGCCTACCAGGAAACTCCATTTAGTTCAAATGCATATACTTGAATATTATGTTCAAATATCACTTTTATCATATGCATGCTGATTCAGAACATGCCGATATGCAGCCCAAAACTACTGTTTAGGTAGGTAACTTACCTTGTTTTGAGACTCATCTTAGATCAGACAGACCTACACAGACCAGACATATCTTGCATGCTATACAGACAGTAggttattatgtttttatgacttgtGCTTGACTGAACTATTTGGTTACAGTCTTAAGAATGCAcaaagtttttaactttacaaATGATAGACTATAATGTTATTTCAAATCTAATATTTATGAATGTATATAAGGTACTTTAtgttatatacactaccggtcaaaagttttgaaacacttgactgaaatgtttctcatgatcttaaaaatcttttgatctgaaggcgtatgcttaaatgtttgaaattagttttgtagacaaaaatataattgtgccaccatattagtttatttcattaaaaaacaaaatataatacatttttggacCAAAtcataaagaaaagcagccaataagtgcccaacatagatgggaactccttcaatactgtttaaaaagcatcccagggtgatacctcaagaagctggttgagaaaatgtcaagagtacatttctgcaaattctaggcaaagggtgactactttaaagatgctaaaatataacagttttgatttattttggattttgtttagtcacaacataattcccatagttccatttatgttattccatagttttgatgactttactattattctaaaatgtaaaaaaaaaaaaaaaaattggggaaaAGTCCTGCACACTGCCATAGCTgcaattttttattaaagggatagttcatccaaaaatgaaaattctgtcatcatttattcacactcatgttgttccaaacccacatggctttctttctttctcctgtggaacacaaaaaatgttagcttcagtcaccattcactttcattgcatctgttttccGTACAGTTCATTAAAATGCAGTCTAGGAAGGCAGTGCGCTAGGTGAATGAAGACATGGAAGAATAATACACTTGattgcattgtgacatcattAGCAGAGTGTCTGTGTGGAAGTAGAAAACTTTTTCCTGTACCGTTCCATCCGTGGCTCACAAGACTGTAGTGTAAAGGGCTCCTGCTCACTTTTAAACAGCCTATGCAACCAGAAACTTTAATATGCGTCTACTGCGTCATCTCTTGCTCATTAAATTAGGCTAATGGGCATGTTTCATGATTGCTTACTACCTGCCGATGTGTTTATTGCAGCTGATAAGGGGAGACTCGTTGCGTATGTGCGTCCGCTAATTTAGTGCCATTGGAAACTGTATCATGTGACAAACACACCTACACAGATTTTGACCTGCAACAACCCAAAGGCCTCTTTAGTGACTGATTGATGTCACTGTTTTTCTGTATATCTTTGTTTTAACAGCGGTGCAAATTATAAGTTTCCCATCCTAACCTAACTAGCAAGTCGTAACTTTCTGGTCAAGTCTGAATGACTTGCATCAAGAGAAATGATTGGAATTCAAAAGACGACAAGCCCCCAGAGTTGCGTTTTTAGCTGTATCTCAGCAAGACACTCTTGTCTTTTGTGCAAGATTACATCAATGAAATACAATACATCTTTTGTCAAAGGCACAAAAGATATACTCcccatcccccccacccccctt from Myxocyprinus asiaticus isolate MX2 ecotype Aquarium Trade chromosome 30, UBuf_Myxa_2, whole genome shotgun sequence includes:
- the s100a11 gene encoding protein S100-A11: MESAINVLISQFKTYAGKDGSANTLSKEEFQSLLASQLPNLVKNVSDPAVIDQLMSSLDANNDGELTFMEFWQLIGNLANKHGGF